One genomic region from Catenulispora sp. EB89 encodes:
- a CDS encoding YidC/Oxa1 family membrane protein insertase, translating into MPFYSLFTPAIVAAYHAVTGLSVMLVPVLGGLGPAVAIVMFTAAVRLCLHPLNRAQMNAQLASQKGRAALAPAVQKLQRTYKHDPLRAQRETVELYRANGVKLVPGIGLGLVQIPVFFVVYRLFVSPTIGGHHNRLLTDQLFGVGLGSHFRDAFSAAGSPAVLGHVAVFTVLLAALAALATWSSRRMRQSTAGDAAAFGMPTAGTPTAGAPTAGVTKLMALLPYFTVLGAFVLPLASSLYVATTTLWTLVERRRLLQPTQS; encoded by the coding sequence ATGCCGTTCTACTCGTTGTTCACGCCTGCCATCGTCGCCGCCTACCACGCCGTCACCGGCCTGTCGGTCATGCTCGTCCCCGTCCTCGGCGGCCTGGGACCGGCGGTGGCGATCGTCATGTTCACCGCTGCGGTCCGCCTGTGCCTGCATCCGTTGAACCGCGCGCAGATGAACGCACAGCTGGCCTCGCAGAAGGGCCGGGCCGCGCTGGCCCCGGCCGTGCAGAAGCTCCAGCGCACGTACAAGCACGACCCGCTGCGGGCCCAGCGCGAGACCGTCGAGCTGTACCGGGCCAACGGCGTGAAGCTGGTGCCGGGGATCGGCCTCGGACTGGTGCAGATCCCGGTGTTCTTCGTGGTGTACCGGCTGTTCGTGTCGCCGACGATCGGCGGGCACCACAACCGGCTGCTCACCGACCAGCTGTTCGGCGTCGGCCTCGGCTCGCACTTCCGCGACGCGTTCAGCGCCGCCGGCTCACCGGCCGTCCTCGGCCACGTCGCGGTCTTCACGGTCCTGCTCGCCGCGCTGGCGGCGCTCGCCACGTGGTCCTCGCGCCGGATGCGGCAGAGCACTGCGGGCGACGCCGCGGCTTTCGGCATGCCTACCGCCGGTACACCTACCGCCGGCGCGCCGACAGCCGGCGTCACGAAGCTGATGGCCCTGTTGCCGTACTTCACGGTCCTCGGGGCCTTCGTGCTCCCGCTGGCCAGCAGTCTCTACGTCGCGACAACGACGCTCTGGACGCTGGTGGAGCGGCGGCGCCTGCTCCAGCCGACTCAGTCCTGA
- a CDS encoding DinB family protein, with translation MSDERANLLRYLRIQREHVLGALEGLDEEALRRPVLPSGWTCLALVSHLTYDDERFWFRGVIERDPEVIAAVERREPNGWQRLDPGVAAGEVFARYRAEAALADDVLAECDLDAAPAWWPEYVFGEWRLDSVRQIVLHHITETATHAGHLDVVRELIDGAQWIVQD, from the coding sequence ATGAGTGATGAGCGTGCGAATCTCCTCCGCTACCTGCGCATTCAGCGTGAGCATGTGCTCGGGGCGCTGGAGGGGTTGGACGAGGAGGCTCTGCGGCGGCCTGTTCTGCCTTCGGGGTGGACGTGTCTGGCGTTGGTGAGTCACCTGACCTACGACGACGAGCGCTTCTGGTTCCGTGGGGTCATCGAGCGGGATCCGGAGGTCATCGCTGCGGTGGAGCGGCGGGAGCCCAATGGGTGGCAGCGGCTTGATCCCGGGGTGGCGGCCGGGGAGGTCTTCGCGCGGTATCGGGCGGAGGCCGCGTTGGCCGATGACGTGTTGGCCGAGTGCGATCTCGATGCCGCTCCCGCGTGGTGGCCTGAGTACGTGTTCGGCGAGTGGCGGTTGGATTCGGTGCGGCAGATCGTCCTGCACCACATCACCGAGACCGCGACGCATGCCGGGCATCTGGATGTGGTGCGGGAGTTGATCGACGGCGCGCAGTGGATCGTTCAGGACTGA
- a CDS encoding FtsK/SpoIIIE domain-containing protein: MRMMITVARPAGPAHDVVVDADPATPVRDVVKGLLDAVGADAGGADEAVFLDGVRLDLSALLGAAGIHDGAVLWLGAPGQGSQSAASGLVTVRAVAGLDSGRVWHLNAGVHQIGSDPACAVRLGSEQPGVVATVRVSLDASVVIRPVALREPPELDRVPLLDAETVWPETTALRIGDSRYEQAAVRQPDAMIEVSPEGEWLDYNRPPRLLPPEARTSFRLPAEPLPARPSPLPWITALLPAGLGLVMMTVMHNSSYLLMAGFSPVMMVGNWLNSRRTGKIGQRRIQAEYVERLAAAEQDIGRAMEAERLRLRASSPDAAELLLIATGPRSRLWERRRSDPDHLLVRVGLADLDSSVVVEQVDGAQRTSQYRAAHDAPAAFSIAQAGVVGVAGRGEWPRRMARWLVGQIAVLQSPRDLQLYVLTDPAGDSLWDWATWLPHARPSLGQRALTLVGADAETLSHRVAELGDLIAARQRSRLDAGAGAVRVDPDIVVVLDGALRLRALPGVVTVLREGPAVGVYSICVDADERTLPEECTTILAGGIPGRPVGLRQQRAALIEPILADEVSADWYPVVGRRLAPLRDVSEVAGGVALPDSARLLDLLDLRDPSPAAISGRWHASGRSTKAVIGASLDGPFALDLVAHGPHGLVAGTTGSGKSEFLQSLVASLAVANRPDAMTFVLVDYKGGAAFKDCVDLPHTVGMVTDLDTHLVERALTSLGAELTHRERLLAAAGAKDLEDYLDYATRRPELAPIPRLLIVIDEFASMVRELPDFVTGLVNVAQRGRSLGIHLILATQRPSGVVSAEIRANTNLRVALRVTDAGESTDVIDARDAANISQAHPGRAYARLGHSSLLPFQTGRVGGRRPSKDRSVAAPAPFLRPVGWLDLGRPAPERPAAAAETDVVTDLSVLVSALRQTTDLLGLPDQRRPWLPPLPLAPVVELAAEPTTADSGEPVFSWAIQDLPAAQQQEPVTFDLATFGHLHIIGAPRSGRSQALRTIAAAAASAASVPDLHLYGLDCGNGALLPLSKFPHCGAIVQRSETERASRMLKRLHGEVMNRQRILGEGGFADVTEQRQASAPGERLPHILLLLDRWEGFMGTLSEHDNGSLTDIIHTLMREGASVGVHVVIAGDRTLMSGRISSLTEDKLVLRLPDRTDYSLVGLNPRTIPENMPPGRGYRSAGAVETQVALVAADASGPAQVAALRALAARLGEREADVPKSLRPGRIAVLPAQLTFEEAWGYLEGERDSSEAGRGQAQQPWALLGVGGDELEPVGAALFEDRPTFLIAGPSGSGRSTALAVMAESLLRTGAEIVIGAPGVSPLTALAGRPGVRGVVNAPDPVEEELAELLDPGEGPVALILDDGEAWRECRAREWLRAYVRTGSGRRRGLVLGGEIGSVAMGFSGWQAEVKKNRRGALLSPPELSNGDLVGIRLARSQLAPRVVPGACLVHLGDGVLITAQIPTLKPKEG; the protein is encoded by the coding sequence ATGCGCATGATGATCACCGTGGCCCGGCCCGCCGGCCCGGCGCACGACGTCGTGGTGGACGCCGATCCCGCGACGCCGGTCCGGGACGTCGTCAAGGGGCTGCTGGACGCGGTCGGCGCGGATGCCGGCGGCGCCGACGAGGCGGTCTTCCTTGACGGCGTCCGCCTCGACCTGTCCGCCCTGCTCGGCGCCGCCGGCATCCACGACGGCGCGGTGCTCTGGCTCGGCGCGCCCGGCCAGGGCAGCCAGAGCGCCGCCTCCGGCCTGGTCACCGTCCGCGCCGTCGCCGGCCTGGACAGCGGCCGGGTCTGGCATCTGAACGCCGGCGTGCACCAGATCGGCTCGGACCCCGCGTGCGCGGTCCGGCTCGGATCGGAGCAGCCCGGCGTCGTCGCGACGGTCCGGGTGAGCCTGGACGCCTCGGTCGTGATCCGGCCCGTCGCGCTGCGCGAGCCGCCGGAACTGGACCGCGTCCCGCTGCTCGACGCCGAGACCGTCTGGCCGGAGACCACGGCGCTGCGGATCGGCGACAGCAGGTACGAACAGGCCGCCGTCCGCCAGCCCGACGCGATGATCGAGGTCTCGCCGGAAGGGGAATGGCTCGATTACAACCGTCCGCCGCGGCTGCTGCCGCCCGAGGCCCGCACCTCCTTCCGGCTCCCCGCCGAGCCGCTCCCGGCCCGCCCGAGCCCGCTGCCGTGGATCACCGCGCTGCTGCCGGCCGGCCTCGGCCTGGTGATGATGACGGTGATGCACAACTCCAGCTATCTGCTGATGGCCGGGTTCTCGCCGGTGATGATGGTCGGCAACTGGCTCAACAGCCGCCGCACCGGCAAGATCGGCCAGCGCCGGATCCAGGCCGAGTACGTCGAACGGCTGGCCGCCGCCGAGCAGGACATCGGCCGCGCGATGGAGGCCGAGCGGCTGCGGTTGCGGGCCTCCAGCCCCGATGCCGCCGAACTGCTGCTGATCGCCACCGGCCCGCGCAGCCGGCTGTGGGAACGGCGCCGCAGCGACCCCGACCACCTGCTGGTCCGGGTCGGGCTGGCCGATCTGGACAGCTCGGTCGTCGTCGAGCAGGTGGACGGAGCGCAGCGCACCTCGCAGTACCGCGCCGCGCACGACGCCCCGGCGGCGTTCTCCATCGCACAGGCCGGCGTCGTCGGCGTGGCCGGACGCGGGGAGTGGCCCCGACGGATGGCCCGCTGGCTGGTCGGCCAGATCGCCGTCCTGCAAAGCCCGCGCGACCTCCAGCTCTACGTCCTCACCGACCCCGCCGGCGACAGCCTGTGGGACTGGGCCACCTGGCTCCCGCACGCCCGGCCCAGCCTGGGACAACGGGCCCTGACCCTCGTCGGCGCGGACGCCGAGACGCTGAGCCACCGCGTCGCAGAGCTCGGAGACCTGATCGCGGCCCGGCAGCGGTCCCGGCTGGACGCCGGCGCCGGCGCGGTCCGCGTCGACCCCGACATCGTCGTCGTGCTCGACGGCGCGCTGCGGCTGCGCGCGCTGCCCGGCGTCGTCACGGTCCTGCGCGAGGGCCCGGCGGTCGGCGTCTACAGCATCTGCGTCGACGCCGACGAGCGCACCCTGCCCGAGGAGTGCACCACGATCCTGGCCGGCGGCATCCCCGGCCGGCCGGTCGGCCTGCGCCAGCAGCGCGCCGCGCTGATCGAGCCGATCCTCGCCGACGAGGTGAGCGCCGACTGGTACCCGGTGGTCGGCCGCCGCCTGGCGCCGCTGCGCGACGTCAGCGAGGTCGCCGGCGGCGTGGCGCTGCCGGACTCGGCACGCCTGCTGGACCTGCTGGACCTGCGCGACCCGAGCCCGGCGGCGATCAGCGGACGCTGGCACGCCTCCGGCCGCAGCACCAAGGCGGTCATCGGCGCGTCCCTGGACGGCCCCTTCGCCCTGGACCTGGTCGCGCACGGCCCGCACGGCCTGGTCGCCGGGACCACCGGCTCGGGCAAATCAGAGTTCCTGCAGAGCCTGGTCGCCTCGCTGGCGGTGGCCAACCGGCCGGACGCGATGACCTTCGTGCTGGTCGACTACAAGGGCGGCGCCGCGTTCAAGGACTGCGTCGACCTGCCGCACACCGTCGGCATGGTCACCGACCTGGACACGCACCTGGTCGAGCGCGCGCTGACCTCCCTGGGCGCCGAGCTGACGCACCGCGAGCGGCTGCTGGCCGCGGCCGGCGCCAAGGACCTGGAGGACTACCTCGACTACGCCACCCGGCGCCCCGAGCTGGCCCCGATCCCGCGGCTGCTGATCGTGATCGACGAGTTCGCCTCAATGGTCCGCGAGCTGCCGGACTTCGTCACCGGCCTGGTGAACGTCGCCCAGCGCGGCCGGTCCCTGGGCATCCACCTGATCCTGGCCACGCAGCGGCCCTCCGGCGTGGTCTCGGCCGAGATCCGCGCCAACACCAACCTGCGGGTGGCGCTGCGCGTGACCGACGCGGGGGAGAGCACCGACGTCATCGACGCCCGGGACGCCGCGAACATCTCTCAGGCCCACCCCGGCCGCGCCTACGCACGCCTCGGCCACAGTTCGCTGCTGCCGTTCCAGACCGGCCGCGTCGGCGGACGACGTCCCAGCAAGGACCGGTCCGTCGCCGCCCCGGCACCGTTCCTGCGCCCCGTCGGCTGGCTGGACCTGGGCCGTCCGGCACCCGAGCGGCCCGCCGCGGCCGCCGAGACCGACGTGGTCACCGACCTGTCGGTGCTGGTCTCCGCCCTTCGGCAGACCACTGATCTGCTCGGCCTGCCCGACCAGCGCCGGCCCTGGCTGCCGCCGCTGCCCCTCGCCCCGGTCGTGGAGCTCGCCGCCGAACCGACCACCGCCGACTCCGGCGAGCCGGTGTTCTCCTGGGCCATCCAGGACCTCCCGGCGGCCCAGCAGCAGGAACCGGTCACCTTCGACCTGGCCACCTTCGGCCATCTGCACATCATCGGTGCGCCCCGCTCGGGCCGGTCGCAGGCGCTGCGCACCATCGCCGCCGCCGCGGCCAGCGCGGCCTCGGTGCCCGACCTGCACCTGTACGGACTGGACTGCGGCAACGGCGCGCTGCTCCCGCTGAGCAAGTTCCCGCACTGCGGCGCGATCGTGCAGCGCTCGGAGACCGAACGCGCCTCCCGGATGCTGAAGCGGCTGCACGGCGAGGTGATGAACCGGCAGCGGATCCTCGGCGAGGGCGGCTTCGCCGACGTCACCGAACAGCGCCAGGCCAGTGCCCCCGGCGAGCGGCTGCCGCACATCCTGCTGCTGCTGGACCGCTGGGAAGGCTTCATGGGCACGCTCAGCGAGCACGACAACGGCTCGCTGACCGACATCATCCACACCCTGATGCGCGAGGGCGCCAGCGTCGGCGTGCACGTGGTGATCGCCGGCGACCGCACCCTGATGTCCGGCCGGATCAGCTCCCTGACCGAGGACAAGCTGGTGCTGCGGCTGCCCGACCGCACCGACTACTCACTCGTCGGCCTGAACCCGCGTACCATCCCGGAGAACATGCCGCCCGGCCGCGGCTACCGCTCCGCCGGCGCGGTCGAGACCCAGGTCGCGCTGGTCGCCGCCGACGCCTCCGGACCGGCCCAGGTCGCCGCGCTGCGCGCGCTGGCCGCCCGGCTCGGCGAGCGCGAGGCCGACGTGCCGAAGAGCCTGCGCCCGGGCCGGATCGCGGTGCTGCCCGCGCAGCTGACCTTCGAAGAGGCCTGGGGATACCTGGAGGGCGAGCGCGATTCGAGCGAGGCAGGTCGCGGGCAGGCGCAGCAGCCGTGGGCGCTGCTCGGCGTCGGCGGCGACGAGCTGGAACCGGTCGGCGCGGCGCTGTTCGAGGACCGACCGACGTTCCTGATCGCCGGGCCCTCCGGCTCCGGGCGCAGCACGGCGCTCGCGGTGATGGCCGAATCGCTGCTGCGCACCGGCGCGGAGATCGTGATCGGCGCGCCGGGCGTGTCGCCGCTGACCGCGCTGGCCGGCCGGCCGGGCGTGCGCGGCGTCGTGAACGCCCCGGACCCGGTCGAGGAGGAGCTGGCCGAGCTGCTCGACCCCGGCGAGGGCCCGGTGGCGCTGATCCTCGACGACGGCGAGGCATGGCGCGAGTGCCGGGCCCGGGAATGGCTGCGCGCCTACGTCCGCACCGGTTCGGGCCGCCGGCGCGGCCTGGTCCTGGGCGGCGAGATCGGCTCGGTCGCGATGGGCTTCTCCGGCTGGCAGGCCGAGGTGAAGAAGAACCGGCGCGGGGCGCTGCTGTCCCCGCCGGAGCTGAGCAACGGCGACCTGGTCGGCATCCGGCTGGCCCGCTCGCAGCTGGCGCCGCGCGTGGTGCCCGGCGCCTGCCTGGTCCACCTCGGCGACGGCGTCCTCATCACCGCGCAGATCCCCACCCTGAAACCGAAGGAGGGCTGA
- a CDS encoding WXG100 family type VII secretion target — MPNLNVTYGEMSDAASRMRNDKADIDSKIAECKSIVDQLTASGFVTDQASGRFDEVHNEFVTSANQLMDSLDQLSQWLDKAVSAMQDMDTQMAQSLPQK; from the coding sequence ATGCCGAACCTCAACGTCACCTACGGGGAGATGTCGGATGCCGCGAGCCGGATGCGCAACGACAAGGCCGACATCGACTCCAAGATCGCCGAGTGCAAGAGCATCGTCGACCAGTTGACCGCCAGCGGCTTCGTCACCGACCAGGCCTCCGGCCGGTTCGACGAGGTGCACAACGAGTTCGTGACCTCCGCGAACCAGCTGATGGACTCGCTCGACCAGCTGTCGCAGTGGCTCGACAAGGCGGTCTCGGCGATGCAGGACATGGACACGCAGATGGCGCAGTCGCTGCCCCAGAAGTAG
- a CDS encoding WXG100 family type VII secretion target: MSIRNLDGWDALGLDSDPVYADPDAVAEAQTHYQNVAATIDDAVSRLQKVMDDNAEGLVGQYIDGLRKTAGDLHDKLQKAGVRYHDVADQIKIYETPLQTGLDETAGALNDAKTAVGDQKQASSMPDPQKASDGTTTPEEQKKGTDKTNAENQANDALTAAKNRLNTALDDLNTAGKRFGDAVNSKNYNDGLSDTWKDKMDEILGWFSKILGYIGMALGAIALLIPGLDVVVLAGVVVGAASLIVNSILYADGKGSVLDVVFGAIGLGLGFIGVGASQLAKGLASDAKALSGITGRPGAPQLGFADNTFGGSLNHIPLRPIGPAPSTMNDQFLIDPVSNAASKWSHMSDWYNNPVTNKALGWLGGQLGKLPGDWGRFGSMMGSQPEIGFWGSAGKQIGDAWNMWKGLGTNPLKSIADWAGVLGGWSGYKGLSGVLGAVGGKMNPAWYVWGGFNGLFGLGIGISYTGGRESGLIPAVNP; encoded by the coding sequence GTGAGCATCCGCAACCTCGACGGCTGGGACGCCCTGGGCCTGGACTCCGACCCGGTCTACGCCGACCCGGACGCGGTGGCCGAGGCCCAGACGCACTACCAGAACGTCGCCGCCACCATCGACGACGCCGTGTCCCGCCTGCAGAAGGTGATGGACGACAACGCCGAAGGACTCGTCGGCCAGTACATCGACGGCCTGCGCAAGACCGCCGGCGATCTGCACGACAAGCTGCAGAAGGCCGGCGTCCGCTACCACGACGTCGCCGACCAGATCAAGATCTACGAGACGCCGCTGCAGACCGGCCTGGACGAGACCGCCGGGGCGCTGAACGACGCGAAGACCGCCGTCGGCGATCAGAAACAGGCCAGCTCCATGCCGGACCCGCAGAAGGCCTCCGACGGCACCACCACGCCGGAGGAGCAGAAGAAGGGCACTGACAAGACCAACGCCGAGAACCAGGCCAACGACGCCCTGACCGCCGCCAAGAACCGGCTGAACACCGCGCTGGACGACCTGAACACGGCCGGCAAACGGTTCGGCGACGCCGTCAACAGCAAGAACTACAACGACGGGCTCAGCGATACCTGGAAAGACAAGATGGACGAGATCCTTGGCTGGTTCAGCAAGATCCTCGGCTACATCGGCATGGCCCTCGGCGCGATCGCGCTGCTGATCCCGGGACTGGACGTGGTGGTGCTGGCCGGGGTGGTGGTCGGCGCCGCGTCGTTGATCGTCAACTCGATCCTGTACGCGGACGGCAAAGGCAGCGTGCTGGACGTGGTCTTCGGCGCGATCGGGCTGGGGCTGGGATTCATCGGGGTCGGCGCCTCCCAGCTCGCGAAGGGCCTGGCCTCCGACGCCAAGGCGCTGTCCGGGATCACCGGCCGGCCCGGCGCCCCGCAGCTTGGCTTCGCCGACAACACCTTCGGCGGGTCGTTGAACCACATCCCGCTGCGCCCCATCGGACCGGCGCCGTCGACCATGAACGACCAGTTCCTCATCGACCCGGTGAGCAACGCGGCCTCCAAGTGGTCCCACATGTCCGACTGGTACAACAACCCGGTCACCAACAAGGCCCTGGGCTGGCTCGGCGGCCAGCTGGGGAAGCTGCCCGGCGACTGGGGCCGGTTCGGCAGCATGATGGGCTCCCAGCCCGAGATCGGCTTCTGGGGCTCGGCCGGCAAGCAGATCGGCGACGCCTGGAACATGTGGAAGGGCCTGGGCACCAACCCGCTGAAGTCCATCGCCGACTGGGCCGGCGTGCTCGGCGGCTGGAGCGGCTACAAGGGGCTGTCCGGGGTGCTGGGCGCCGTCGGCGGCAAGATGAATCCGGCCTGGTACGTCTGGGGCGGCTTCAACGGGCTGTTCGGCCTGGGCATCGGGATCTCCTACACCGGCGGCCGGGAATCCGGCCTGATCCCCGCAGTGAACCCGTGA
- a CDS encoding metal ABC transporter solute-binding protein, Zn/Mn family, with protein MTKNTTKSLKRVTGGVLAIGAAAALTAGCSTKSAAPASQPAGAVGSSAKIAVVAAENFWGSVALQLGGAHVTETSIITNPDTDPHSYEATPNDAKLISGAQLFIQNGIGYDTSWAPGLVKANPASGRAVLTVGDVVGLKDGDNPHQWYSHDSVYKVIDAIVAEYKKLDPADAAYFDTQKQTFETTTLATYNQLESDIKTTYAGVPIGASESIVSPLADTLGLKMLTPYSFLKDISEGTDPSVADKTAIDGQIKGKQIKVYVYNSQNSTPDIAAQVAEAKAAGIPVTTVTETLAPASATFQDWMVGELQGLKAALAQATGR; from the coding sequence ATGACCAAGAACACCACCAAGAGCCTGAAGCGCGTCACCGGGGGTGTGCTGGCCATCGGCGCGGCGGCGGCGCTGACCGCCGGGTGCTCGACCAAGTCGGCGGCTCCCGCGAGCCAGCCTGCCGGGGCCGTCGGGTCGTCGGCGAAGATCGCGGTCGTGGCCGCGGAGAACTTCTGGGGCTCGGTCGCGTTGCAGCTCGGTGGGGCGCACGTCACCGAGACGTCGATCATCACCAACCCCGACACCGACCCGCACTCCTACGAGGCGACCCCCAACGACGCCAAGCTCATCTCCGGTGCGCAGCTGTTCATCCAGAACGGCATCGGCTATGACACCTCCTGGGCCCCCGGCCTGGTCAAGGCCAACCCCGCCTCGGGACGCGCGGTGCTGACCGTCGGTGACGTCGTCGGCCTCAAGGACGGCGACAACCCGCACCAGTGGTACTCCCACGACAGCGTCTACAAGGTCATCGACGCGATCGTCGCCGAGTACAAGAAGCTGGATCCGGCCGACGCCGCCTACTTCGACACCCAGAAGCAGACCTTCGAGACCACCACGCTGGCCACCTACAACCAGCTCGAGTCCGACATCAAGACCACGTACGCCGGCGTCCCGATCGGCGCCTCGGAGTCCATCGTCTCGCCGCTGGCCGACACGCTCGGTCTGAAGATGCTCACGCCCTACTCCTTCCTCAAGGACATCTCCGAGGGCACCGATCCCTCCGTCGCCGACAAGACCGCCATCGACGGCCAGATCAAGGGCAAGCAGATCAAGGTCTACGTCTACAACTCCCAGAACTCCACGCCGGACATCGCCGCTCAGGTCGCCGAGGCCAAGGCCGCCGGCATCCCGGTGACCACCGTGACGGAAACCCTCGCGCCGGCGTCCGCTACCTTCCAGGACTGGATGGTCGGGGAATTGCAAGGGCTGAAGGCGGCGCTGGCACAGGCGACGGGCCGGTAG
- a CDS encoding DUF6412 domain-containing protein has product MTHRGATAASLLAAFVTLLVLLGGQNTAVLVASATALTLLAAALRGSVLAVLMAGTTMAAQTAAAARSSLRDTAFLPQRDPDAAGKPHPRAPGMNPVTV; this is encoded by the coding sequence GTGACGCATCGAGGAGCGACCGCCGCGAGCCTGCTCGCCGCGTTCGTCACGCTCCTGGTGCTGCTCGGCGGCCAGAACACGGCCGTGCTCGTCGCGTCGGCGACCGCCCTGACGCTGCTCGCCGCCGCGTTGCGGGGCAGCGTGCTCGCGGTGCTGATGGCCGGTACGACGATGGCCGCGCAGACCGCCGCGGCCGCGCGTTCCTCGCTGCGGGACACCGCGTTCCTGCCGCAACGCGATCCCGACGCCGCCGGCAAGCCTCATCCACGAGCGCCAGGAATGAACCCTGTGACCGTCTGA